The Leucobacter viscericola sequence CTTTGCCCGCGGCCTCCAGGTTTTGTCGAATTGCGAGGTACATTGCGTCAGTTTCTCGTCGACCGGCCTGACCACCGCGCCTGGCCCTCGCTTCTCCGGTAGGGGTTGTTGCGTTGCTTACTGCCTCGCGAATATCAATGACCGCCTGTCTTCCGACAAGCGAAAGGGCCTCGATTGCTTCCTCATGCAAGCTGCTTCCGAATGCAGAAAGGTTCTCGGTGAGTTTTTCGGGGTTACCCTTGATCCACCTGATACCCATTAGGGCATCACCGGGAGAACCGCCAGCTCCGTGAGGGTGTTGATTGTCCGAAGGGCCGCCTCGCTTGAGTTTACGGAGTCGGTGACAGTGAAGCCGTAGTGACATAGATTGGGGTCTCGATCGGCAAAGTGGACCCTGATTAGCATGTCTTTTCGTATGATGGGATCGGTCGGGCGCAGCTCAATTTCGAACTGAAAAGGCCGCTTCACGAGTTGCTGCCCTGAGTCGTGCGAGATTGAGGGATTTCGAACCTGCTGTACTCGTGCAGGGCGACGAGAGATAATCGCAGTCGGGTTTCCGCTCGCATCCTCTTGGGTCGAGTCGAAGATTGAGATGACCGCCTTGCGGAACTGCGCAGCAACGTTCTCGACGTCTTCCTGCCAAGCGTTGACCCCTAGGGCCGGAAGTCCCACTACAAGACCTTTCGGCGTGCGTTTCGAGAACGCTGACTTTGGCCCGTTCGCTTCTCGAGCTTCACTGCTCGACGGCGTGCTTCGATGACCTCAGAAGGTACGAAGCCAAACTTGGAACCGGGTTTCGCGCCAAGGTCAAGTGAGGGGATGGCGCCGCTATTTGCCAGTGCTCGCAGCGTGGGGGCTGAGACGCCAAGAATTTCTGCCATCTTGGCCGTACCTACAGGTGCTTCAGTGGTCAAAGTAACTCCTCCTCGCCACTGATTTTAGCCCACTAATCACATATTTAGCCAGCTAAATAATCGCATTAGTGTTACGCGGGCTGTTGGCGTGCCAACACTCACGCCAACCTCCCAGGCGGTGTTCCTTGCCACGACTGGTGTTGGCGTGCCAACATCGACTTAGCGCGAAATTGTGTGAGATGACGCATTTTCCGCATGAAATCAACGATAAACGGCGCAAGGTCGGGGTGGTTCACAGGGGTTCGAATCCCCTCAGATCCACCATTTAATCTCGTGAAAGCCGTAGCTGAAGCGCGTCTCTGGGCCGCAGTTTAGCCAGTGATTTCGGGTGCTGAAATTCCTTGCAGGATCGCATCGAGCAATCCGGGGTAAGCCTTTTGTAGTTCATCGGTTCGAAGCTCGTTCAATATTCGGTTGCCGCTGGCGCGGTGAGTGGCAATCACTCCGGATTCGCGCAGAACCCGAAAGTGGTGACTCCTCGTGCTTTTCGAGACATCGACGTCGAAGGCGCCGCACGCAATGGGTTCGCTGGAGGATGCGAGTTGAGCGATGATTGTCAGCCGAACCGGGTCCGCACATGCGTGCAGCACGTGGGCGAGCTCTAGCTCTGTCGGGGGAGCTGGAACAGGTCTGGTCATCGTGCGACTCTCGTTTGCATGGAATCATTCTATCGGCATATCAGGTGTTCGATGAACATCGAACACCTGATATGGTTGATGAATGACAACAATCTCTACGATCGGCGCTGGAAACATCCCCACCGCCATTGCCAGGCTTGCCGCATCTACCGGACATCGTTTGTTGATGACTAATAGTCGGGGGCCACATACTCTGCAAGAACATGTCCGATCACTCGGTGGTCACGTCGAGGCCGTGACGATGCAGGATGCCGTGGATGCGTCGGACATTGTGGTTCTCTCGGTTCCCTTGAGCGCGGTGAGAACTCTGCCTTCGGATTTGCTCGACGGCAAGGTGGTCATTGATACCGTCAATTACTACCCACAACGGGATGGGCAGGTGCCAGAACTGGACACAAAACATGCCACCACCTCTCAGATCGTGGCGGGGCATTTTCGGGGTGCGCGCGTCGTGAAGGGATTCAACAGTATCGTTCACGCGCACCTGGCAATACTTGGGCGGCCCTCCCGGTCTCCCGGACGATCGGCTCTTCCGATCGCAAGTGATGACGCCGCAGCTAAAGCGTTGGTGGGTTCGCTGTTTGACGACCTTGGCTATGACGCAATCGATGCGGGGGGACTTGCTGAAAGCTGGCGATTCGAGCGGGATCAGCCTGCCTACTGTCTTCCCTACGCGGCTGATCGGAAGGCCATGCTCAGTCGCGAACCGGGGCAGCCCGTGCCTGAAGGTCAGCAGGTCACTAGGGAGCAGTTGTTGGCGCTGCTCGATGAAGCGGTTCGCTGATCTCGTCGAAACGAGGGCGGTGGGAAGCTGATGAAGTGGCTCGTGGGCCGCACCTGAGCTAAACCCGACTCACGAGCTCGGAGGTTGCCGCACCCGGTGTGGTGAGTTTATCGGCAACCTCGTGGATTAGAGCTTGCAGAGCCGTGCTCGCTGGTGTTGGGGTCATGTCTGAGCGTCGGGCAACGCTCACTGTGCGGGTCAGCGCCGAATCTGCGAGTGGGGTTGCGCGCAACAGTGGACGGTCAACCGCAACCATCGCGGGCACAATCGCCACACCAATGCCGCGCTCGACGAACCTCAGCACGGCGTCCATTTCGGCACCCTCAACCGCGACGAAGGGGTGCACACCATGCGCCTGCAGTGCCGCGTCGACCGCTACGCGGAGGTCGTAGTTTTTGGGGAACATGATGTGCGGTAGTTCGGTGAGGTCTTCGATCTCCGCGGCTGATCCTGCCATTGAGGTAAAGGGGTCGGGGTTGGAGGAAGCAGAAACAACAACGAGGCTCTCGCGCAAGACTGGTTCGCGCTCGAGCACCGCACGCGCTGCGCCCGACGACACGCTCGTCACGATGAGTGCGAGGTCGAGTGATCCCTCCATGAGTGCCTCGATGAGACTGCGCGAACCCCGCTCGAGGATCTCGATGTCGATTCCCGGGTAGCGGACCCGAAACTCGGCCAGAACGTCGGCAACGAGGCTTGTGCAGAGTGTCGGGGTGGCCCCAAGTCGAATTCGACCTCGCCGAAGCCCGGCGAGCTCGGCCATTTCGCCGCGCGCGGTGTCGGCATCGGCGAGTATTCGACGTGCGAGCGGAAGCAGGCGCTCGCCCGCGCTGGTGAGGGTGATGTTTCCGCGTGCTCGATGAAACAACTCGACACCCAGGTCGGCCTCAAGTGTGGCGATCTGCCGGCTGAGTGAGGGCTGGGCAAGGTGTAGTTGCTCGGCGGCTCGGGTGAAGTGGCCGATGCTCGCAACCTCGGAAAAGCTGCGTAACTGCTCGAGATTCATGTTAATAGCATAAGTGCATCGTAATCATTAAAACTATTCATTGGAGTAATCGTCGGCGCCTCCGTAACGTGGTCCGCATGAGCATTTCAACTTCCTCCAGCCGCATTGAGCGGCTTCTTGCAACTTCCGTTCTTGTCATTGGCACGGGCGGTGCTGGCCTTCGTGCATCGATCGAACTCGCCGAGAGGGGAGTGCAGGTGCTCGCCGTTGGTAAGCGCCGCGCCCACGACGCCCACACAACCCTCGCAGCGGGTGGCATCAACGCCGCGCTCGGCACGATGGACCCCGAAGACAGCTGGCAGCAGCACGCGGCAGACACGCTGCGCGAGTCGTACTTTCTCGCCGATCCTGCAATCGTTGAGGTCGTCGCCCGCGGAGCCGCGCAGGGCATCGAAGACCTTGAGCGTTGGGGGATGCCCTTCGCTCGCGAAGAGGACGGGCGGATCAGCCAGCGCTTCTTTGGGGCCCACAAGTACCGGCGCACCTGCTACGCGGGGGACTACACGGGCCTTGAGATCCAGCGCACGCTCATGCGCCGCGCCGCCGAACTGCAAGTGCCGATCGTCGACACGATCTACATCACCCGGTTGCTTGAGAGCGACGGGCGAATCTTTGGAGCGTTCGGTTTTGACATCGTTGACGGTTCTCCCGTCGTGATCCACGCCGATGCCGTGATTCTTGCCGCCGGCGGGCACACCCGCATCTGGCGCAACACCTCGTCGCGTCGCGACGAGAATACGGGAGATTCGTTCCGGCTTGCCGCGCTCGCGGGCGCAAAGATCCGCGATGCCGAGCTCGTGCAGTTTCACCCCTCGGGCATCCTGGAGCCCGCCGACGCCGCGGGGCTGCTGGTCTCTGAAGCCGCTCGAGGTGAGGGTGGGATCCTGCGCAATGCCCTCGGGGAGCGCTACATGACGCGCTACGACCCCGAGCGCATGGAACTCTCAACACGGGATCGTGTCGCGCTCGCAAGCTACACGGAGATAGTTGAGGGTCGCGGCACCACCAACGGGGGTGTGTACCTCGACGTTTCGCACCTGCCGCGCGAACAGATTCTCTCGAAGCTGCCCCGGGTGTATCGCAACCTCATCGACCTGCAGATGCTCGACATTACCGAGCAGCCGATCGAGATCGCACCGACCGCGCACTACTCGATGGGTGGGGTCTGGGTGCGGCCGGAGGATCACGGCACCGGAGTCGAGGGGCTCTACGCGATCGGTGAAGCCTCGAGTGGGCTACACGGCGCCAACCGCCTCGGCGGAAACTCGCTCATCGAATTGCTTGTATACGGGCGGATCACCGGAGCCGACGCGGCAAACTACGTCAGCGGCCTGACAACTGTGCATCGGGATCCTGCCGCAGTCGCCGCAGCACGGGCCGAGATGCAGGGGCTGCTCGGAGGTGAAGGGGATTCGGGCGACGGGCGATCCACCGCGAAGAGCACCGAGAGTCCTCGTCGTCTGCAGCGCGCGTTGCGCGACCTGATGACCGAGCACGCCGGTGTAGTGCGCGACGAAGCTGGGCTTCGTGCGGGTCTTGTGAAGCTGGACGAACTTGACGAACGGGTCGCTCGCGTCACGGCCCACCCAGACATCGCGGGGTTTGATGATTTGGCTCACGCCTTTGATCTGTACGGATCGATGCTCGCGGCACGTGCGACCCTCGAATCGGCATTAGCGCGCCGAGAGACCCGTGGTTGCCACAATCGCTCCGACTTTCCTGAGCAGGAAGACAGCTTCCGCGGCAACATGGTGTGGACGCCAGGCGGCGGGGTGGCGTTCGAGCCGGTGGCCGAGGCGCCCGACTCCTTCCGCAACCTCGCCGCTACCGCGGCTGATGACTCGGTGGTGGGGAAGCTGGTGGAGTAGCTGGCGAAGCGGCTGATTGAGTAGCAGCCGCTGCAACCTAGGCCGCGACAGGTTTCCGCAGGATCGACGTCATCTTTTTGCCGCGAGCAACTTCATCAACGAGCTTGTCCATGTAGCGGATCTTCTGCATGAGGGGATCCTCGATCTCTTCAACCCGAATGCCACAAATCACCCCGGTGATGAGGTCGACGTTGGGATTCATCTCGGGTGCGCGGTCGAAAAACTCTTCGAGGGTGATCTCTTCGGTGATGGTCTGCTGCAATGCTGCCGAGTCGTAGCCCGTGAGCCAGGTAAGAACCTGATCGAGCTCTTCTTGAGTGTGTCCCTTTCTCTCGACCTTCGTGATGTAGAGCGGGTAGATGCTTGCAAAGCTCATGTCAAAGATGCGGTGACGAGTCATGATGGCTCTCCTTCTCAAGACGGTGACCGTTGCGTATGCGCGAGGGATCCTGCCGCAATTATCCCATGTTGTCGTTTGGTATATTAGAGATGCATCTCTAATATAAAGGTATGGGTCGATCGCCGAAGTTTTCCACGGACCAGATACTAGATGCGGCACAATCACTGCTGGCAAGCGGTGGCAGCTCTGCCGCCACTGTTGTCGCCATCGCGGAGCAGCTGGGGGCGCCCTCAGGGTCCGTGTATCACCGCTTCGCCTCTCGAGATCTCATCATCGCGACACTCTGGGTGAGAACCGTGCGGAGTTTTCAGCGCGGTTACCTCGAGGCGCTAAAGGATCCTGACCGTGCTGCCGCTCGCGTAAACGCGGTACGGCACGTCTTGCGGTGGTCGGCAGACAATCCCGATGGAACAGGCCTGCTGCTCCAGTACAGTCGCGAACGGTTGCTTGCAACATGGCCGGATGATCTCGGTGAAGAACTCCGTGGCCTCAATGACTCGGTTCAACTCGCGATCACGGAGTTTGCAGCCGATTGGTTCGGGGGATTAAGTGCTGAGAGGATCGGGCGCACTCGCTTGGCGCTGATCGAACTTCCCTACGCGGCCGTCCGTCAGCAGGCCGACGGTGAGCCTGTTGCGGACTGGGTGGTCGACGCCGTGCTCGCGGCGAGCAGT is a genomic window containing:
- a CDS encoding ArsR/SmtB family transcription factor; translated protein: MTRPVPAPPTELELAHVLHACADPVRLTIIAQLASSSEPIACGAFDVDVSKSTRSHHFRVLRESGVIATHRASGNRILNELRTDELQKAYPGLLDAILQGISAPEITG
- a CDS encoding NADPH-dependent F420 reductase, which produces MTTISTIGAGNIPTAIARLAASTGHRLLMTNSRGPHTLQEHVRSLGGHVEAVTMQDAVDASDIVVLSVPLSAVRTLPSDLLDGKVVIDTVNYYPQRDGQVPELDTKHATTSQIVAGHFRGARVVKGFNSIVHAHLAILGRPSRSPGRSALPIASDDAAAKALVGSLFDDLGYDAIDAGGLAESWRFERDQPAYCLPYAADRKAMLSREPGQPVPEGQQVTREQLLALLDEAVR
- a CDS encoding LysR family transcriptional regulator is translated as MNLEQLRSFSEVASIGHFTRAAEQLHLAQPSLSRQIATLEADLGVELFHRARGNITLTSAGERLLPLARRILADADTARGEMAELAGLRRGRIRLGATPTLCTSLVADVLAEFRVRYPGIDIEILERGSRSLIEALMEGSLDLALIVTSVSSGAARAVLEREPVLRESLVVVSASSNPDPFTSMAGSAAEIEDLTELPHIMFPKNYDLRVAVDAALQAHGVHPFVAVEGAEMDAVLRFVERGIGVAIVPAMVAVDRPLLRATPLADSALTRTVSVARRSDMTPTPASTALQALIHEVADKLTTPGAATSELVSRV
- a CDS encoding DUF6093 family protein; translated protein: MGLPALGVNAWQEDVENVAAQFRKAVISIFDSTQEDASGNPTAIISRRPARVQQVRNPSISHDSGQQLVKRPFQFEIELRPTDPIIRKDMLIRVHFADRDPNLCHYGFTVTDSVNSSEAALRTINTLTELAVLPVMP
- a CDS encoding DUF2200 domain-containing protein, whose protein sequence is MTRHRIFDMSFASIYPLYITKVERKGHTQEELDQVLTWLTGYDSAALQQTITEEITLEEFFDRAPEMNPNVDLITGVICGIRVEEIEDPLMQKIRYMDKLVDEVARGKKMTSILRKPVAA
- a CDS encoding TetR/AcrR family transcriptional regulator, with amino-acid sequence MGRSPKFSTDQILDAAQSLLASGGSSAATVVAIAEQLGAPSGSVYHRFASRDLIIATLWVRTVRSFQRGYLEALKDPDRAAARVNAVRHVLRWSADNPDGTGLLLQYSRERLLATWPDDLGEELRGLNDSVQLAITEFAADWFGGLSAERIGRTRLALIELPYAAVRQQADGEPVADWVVDAVLAASSAVLGDRVAKPEEQKL
- a CDS encoding FAD-binding protein, which codes for MSISTSSSRIERLLATSVLVIGTGGAGLRASIELAERGVQVLAVGKRRAHDAHTTLAAGGINAALGTMDPEDSWQQHAADTLRESYFLADPAIVEVVARGAAQGIEDLERWGMPFAREEDGRISQRFFGAHKYRRTCYAGDYTGLEIQRTLMRRAAELQVPIVDTIYITRLLESDGRIFGAFGFDIVDGSPVVIHADAVILAAGGHTRIWRNTSSRRDENTGDSFRLAALAGAKIRDAELVQFHPSGILEPADAAGLLVSEAARGEGGILRNALGERYMTRYDPERMELSTRDRVALASYTEIVEGRGTTNGGVYLDVSHLPREQILSKLPRVYRNLIDLQMLDITEQPIEIAPTAHYSMGGVWVRPEDHGTGVEGLYAIGEASSGLHGANRLGGNSLIELLVYGRITGADAANYVSGLTTVHRDPAAVAAARAEMQGLLGGEGDSGDGRSTAKSTESPRRLQRALRDLMTEHAGVVRDEAGLRAGLVKLDELDERVARVTAHPDIAGFDDLAHAFDLYGSMLAARATLESALARRETRGCHNRSDFPEQEDSFRGNMVWTPGGGVAFEPVAEAPDSFRNLAATAADDSVVGKLVE